TAGCTGGCGCCGCGAATGAAATTCTGCCGCGAATCCACCACCGCGCGATCCTCGCTATTGGCGTAGATCACGGTCACGTCGGGATCGTCGACCAGACTGTCGACCCCGGTCAGCAACAGCACCTGGCTATGTTCGCCGCTAATCAGGAACTGGGTAAGGCCGCGCACGATGTCACCGCCCATGCCGTCCACCCCGCGCCAGGTCCGCACGCAGCCCATGGCCCGCCACATCTGGTTGTCGATGCCCTTTTCTCCCGTCGGGCCATCGAAATTGGTGTGGCGACAGGTGTCCGCTTCGCTGTCGCCATCGCCCGTTTCATCGTCCAGATTCAGCCCCTTGGCGATCTTGCCCTGCACCATGCGCTGGGGCGGGCGATCGAACTTGTCGGGATGGGTGCAGATGTTGATATTGTCCGGGCCGAAAGCATAGCCATGCCAGCGTGCGGTTAATTCCTTCTCGTTGGATTTTTCCAGCAACCGCGCCCGCTCGCCGACCGGTTGGGTTTGCAGGTAATTTTCACGCAGGGTTGCGGCCAGCCCCTCTGGGCAATCTTCCTTGCCCTGGTAGATGGCGGGCGCGAAATGGGTGAAGACGAAGCCCATCTCGCCATTGGCTGGTGGCGCGGGCAGGGCGGCGGTTGCCACCTGTTTCGTAACGTCCCCGCCCTGCGCAGCGACCGGTGCCGCAGTCAATGCCGGCAGGGCGATGGCGGCGACCCATGACAGCTTTCTCCGCATGTTCATCCTCTCTTCTCCTTGACCGTCAGGGCGTAAGTGGCAGCGCATCGGTGGGAATGTCCGCCGGATCGGCACCGTCGATCACGTAGACCGGCCGATCGCGATACACCCATTGCGCTCGCTCCTCGTCCTGGCGCACGCTCCATTGGCCTGTGCCACGACGCACCAGCCCGGCGGGAAAGGCGCGCCATTGTGCACAGGTAGCGCCGCAGTGCGCAGCCCTGGGGCTGACCAGCAGGTCGCCCTGTCCGTCGACCAGCAGATAGCGTCCCTCCACCAGGCGCGGCGCGACATTTGCGGGCGCGGTGATCCTGGGCAGGGGCGGCACATATTTCAGGCTGTTCCAGGTGAGGCCGTCCTCACCGTCATGCGCCGCCGATCCCGGCTGTTCGCCAATGCGGGTGAAGACGAGGTTCACGCCCTTAAAGACCCATTGCGGTCCTTTCGGTCCCTGCATGACGACCCAGTCGCCGTTCGGTTTGGACGCGTCCGCCGCAGATTTTTCACCGCCGAACTGGGGTGGGAGCGGTACGACCATGGCTTTGGCTGGCGCCATCAGTGGTTCCCATTGTGTCAGGCAATCACCCGAACACCATAGGGCTTGACGCCCGGTCCGGCCGGTGACGGCACGCATATCCATGCCATAAAGCGTGCGCCCATGGGCATCGACATAGACGCTTCTTGATCCCGCCTGCTTCACACTCACGCCGGGGGGCAGGGGATCGCCGCTCGCTGCCTCCAACGGCAAATCCGCAGCCTGCGCCCATAGTTCGGCAGGCTGGACCAGCATCAGGATGGCGATGGCGTGCCGGATCATCAGCGCCGCTCCTCGACGCGGAAGCTGCGATGGCAGGTGCCACAGCTTTGCCCCAGCGCTTTGGCCGCTAGCCGCATCCGCGCGATGTCGCCGCTCTGCGCCATGGTGGCGAAGGTGTTGGCCTGCGCCGCGAAGCCGTCCTGCGCCGCCTTGAACGCGGCGGCCTGGCTCCAGATTTCCGCCTTGGCCGCGGTCTTCACGCCCGGTCTGGGACCGCTGCCCGCCGGGAACCAGCCTTGCTGCTGGCGCGCATAGTCGCGGATCTGGCGTGCCGAGATCTGGATGACATAGGTTTGTGGCGTGGTCGATTTCAGTTCGTCATTGATGTTCTTGAACGCCGCCCCGACCTCGCGGAAGCCGGCGATGCGGGTTGCGATGATATCGCCGGGGGCCGCTGCCAGCGGTGTCGCGCATAAGGCGGCCAGCAGGGTGAACAGGGCGGTCGGGCGCCGGGCGTCGCTTTTCATGTCATCCCTTCCTTTCCAGTTTCAGAGCATCGGGTCGGCGAAGACCCACCAGGCGATCACGCCCGACAGGGTGACGGCGATCAGGAAAGTGACCGCCCTGGCGCGTCGTACAGGCACGACCGCCTCGCTCGCGACAGCCGTTCGGCCGGTCAGCATCGCCCCGATCAGGTTGCGTCGCCGCGCCAGCAGGTAGAAAAGCACCGCCGCCACATGCAATCCGATCAGGATTTGCAGGATGGTGAAGCTGGTCGCGTGGATCGCGGCAGCCAGCCGCCCTTGGTCGAAATCGACCAGATGCGACAGCGGCCCGGATTCGATCCCGTCAATGTCGACCGCGAACAGACCGGTGCCGAGTTGCACCATCAGCAGCAGCAGCATCGCGATCACGCTCCATCCGCCCAGCGGATTATGGCCGACCGGCGCGACCCCGCCCGCCAGATAGGCGCGGATGGCGCGTGGACCCTTCAGGAGATAGGCAAAGCGCGCTGATCCCGAGCCGACAAAGCCCCAGATCAGGCGAAAGACGACCAGGAACAGCACGGCCTGGCCCGACCAGCGATGCCAGTCCATATGATAGGTTTCCGCGCTCCACCAGGAAAAGCCCAGCAACGCCACCAGCAGCCAGTGAAACAGGCGGATCGGCAGGTCCCAGACGAATTGACGGGCGTCACTTATCATCGGTTCAGCCCTTCTTCGCCCAGGAATCGCACAGCCCTTCGGCCGGGACGATCCCGCCGCTCAGCAGTGCGCATTTGCCGCAACCGGGCTGGGCGGCGGTGAAGAATGCGCAGACGCTACAGCGCTTGGCTGCATCGGCCGACGGCGCCCGGAACCCCAGCGACTTGCGCATACTCTTCTGCGCGGCGGACAGGCTTGCGGGATCGACGCATTCGGCGGCATTACCGATCCCCGTAAAGCCGATCGGCAGCATCGCCAGCAAGGTCAGCGCCGACCGGCGGGTCCAGACATGATCTTGATGTTTCGCTGCCGGCACGCGGGCCGCTCCTCTTCCCTGTTGGCCCGGTCTACCCGGCCGTCTTCTTGCCCCGGCTATAGCAGCGGCTCGTCGGTTTAATTTGTCAGCGCCGACAAAATTGGCGCAGAATAATTCCGCGCTTTGTGTCCGGTTTGACAAAATCCAGCGGAGGGCGACCGCTAGAAAGGGCGCAGAACGGATGAAGGAGAGGCAGGTGGCGGCCATGGCGGCGGAGGCGATCGATGCGTCGGAACAGACCCATATCCTGATCGTCGACGACGATCCTTCGCTGCGCACTCTGGTCCGCGCCTTTCTGACACAGGAAGGTTATGTCGTGGCGGAGGCGGAGGATGCCACGGCGCTGCGCCGGCTGCTCGACCGGCAGCGGGTCGACATCCTGATCCTCGACGTGATGATGCCGGGCGAGGACGGGCTTTCGATTGCCCGTTCACTCGCCGGGAAACAGGACATCGGCATCATCATGGTCTCTGCTCTGGGGACCGAGGGCGACCGGATCACGGGTCTGGAAATGGGGGCAGACGACTATCTGCCCAAACCCGTGTCGCCGCGCGAACTGCTTGCCCGTGTTCGCGCACTTCAACGCCGTCGTCGCTCTGCTGCCGAAACGCGCCTGGCATCGATGACTCATTATCATTTCGAGGGGTGGAGGCTCGATCCGGTACGGCGCGTGCTGCGCGATCCGGCCGGGATCATCATCAGCCTGTCGGAGGGGGAGTTTGCCCTGCTGCTCGCCTTCATCGAGCATCCTCAGAAGATATTGACCCGCGACCATTTGGTGGAACTCGCGCGCGGTGTCGACGCCGATGTGTTCGATCGGGCGATTGATACCCAGGTCAGCCGGCTGCGGCGCAAGCTGGGAACCCGCGCCGGGGGCGACTTGATCCAGACGGTACGCAGTGAAGGCTATATCTTTCAGGCTGCGGTGCGGCGCGGATGAAGGCGCGCTTCCTGCGCTGGGCCAATTCGATCCACGCCCATCTATTGGCGCTTACCCTGGTCGTCATCCTGACTCTCACGGCTTTCAGCCTTTTCTTGCTATTATCCCTTATCCCACCCGAACGGGTGCCGGTGTCTGTCTATGAGATCGCCCGCATCTTGAAGAAACAGCCGCTGCTGCGCGAAATCCCCGTGGTGCATGAAAAGCGTCAGGCGGCCGCGCCCCTCCCGCCGACCGACCCGGCCGAACGGTTGATATCGGCACTGCTCGCGCGCCAATTGACCCTGCGGGCCGATGATGTCCGCGTCCGGCTCGATCCGGGCGATCGCGAACGGCTTGGCCAGTTTTTGCAGGAAATGCAGCTTTATGGCTCCGACGAGGCGGCTGACCCTTTCATCCTGGGCACCTTCACCGCTGCGGTTCGCCAGCGCTCGGGCGAATGGCGGCTGGTGACGCGTGAGGCGCGCGGCGGCCAGTCGCTTTGGCGGCTGTTCGGGCAGAATGCCTTCCTCCTGGGCCTGTTGCTCGTGATCCCGCTCAGCCTATGGTTCAGCGTCCGCCTGTCCCGCCCGATCCGAGCCTTCGCTGCTTCGGCGGAACGGCTGGGGGCAGGGATTGAGGAACAGCCCATCCCGGTTGAGGGACCAAGCGAAATCCGGATGGCTGCCCAGTCTCTCAACGAGATGCAGTCGCGCATCGCCCGCTATGTGCGGGAGCGGACTTCGGTGGTGGGTGCGATCGCGCATGACCTGCGCACGCCACTTTCCCGCCTGCACTTCCACCTTGCCAGCGCACCGGCGTCGGTCCGGATGGCGGCGGAGGATGAAATCCGTCAGATGGAACAGTTGATAGGTACGACGCTTGATTTCGTCGATAATGAAAGCCGGCCGCGATCAATGGACCCGCTCGATTTGGGGTTGCTGGTGGAAGGCCTGGTTGACGACTTCGCCGACATGGGTCGCGATGTGGTCATGACAAAGGGTGAATCGATCACGATCATAGGTGATATGCTTCTATTGAAGCGGCTCTTCACCAACCTGTTCGACAATGCGATCAAATATGGCGATCGCGCTTGGGTTACTGTCCAGCGCATCGATGATATGGCGATTGTGGACGTGATGGACGATGGGCCGGGCATGATGGACGAGCAAATCGCCCGCGCCTTCGAGCCCTTCTATCGCGGGGAGCCTTCACGCAATCGCAGCACCGGGGGGGTAGGTCTGGGCCTTTCGATCGTCCAGTCGGCGGTACAGGCGCATGATGGCATGATCGCCCTGACTTCTTCGGTTGGCGGAGGCTTGCGCGTCCGAGTGCAATTGCCGATTTTATAGGGTGAAGGCTGTACGTCGCCTCGGTGGAGACCAACGGTTCACTGTCTTGGGTCGGCGTCCCCCGTTGGCCGGCGGCGGGTCACAAGGCTGGGCCCGCCGCCGCCATCATTGCCGAAGGGAAGGTCAGTAATTGACCTTCACGCCGACGCGGAAATAGCGACCCAATATGCCTTCGCCACCCTGTACCGGGTTATAGGCATGGGCGCCGTAGGTGATGGTGTCGATCGGCGGCAACCGGTCAAACATGTTCAACATATTGGCATAGAATGTGAAGTTGTCGTTCACTTTGACCTGCGCATTCAGGTCGAAGGTGACATAATTTTTCACCTTGCAGGGCAACGAGCCGTCATCCAGCCCGCAATCCTTGTAGTCGGTGCCCTGGTCCATGGCCGAAAGATCATAGCCGCCGAAGAAATTGACCGTGTTGCTGATCGCGAACTTACCGAAATCCAGCGTGTTGAGCCAGCTACCATGCCATTTGGGCGTGCCCGAACCCGCCGTCAGGTTGAAGTTGCCGAGCGTGCCGTCATAGCGCTCCACCGTGCCATCTGGGAATTTGGTTTCCAGCCTGAGGATATAGCTGGCTTCCAGCGAACTGGTCCAACGGATGCCGTCGGTGATCCCGATATCGGCGTTGGCGGCGAAGTCCAGGCCTTCCGACTTGATCGTATTGGCATTGATGAAGCCCGACTGCACGAAGGCGACACGCGGCGTTCTGGTATCACCCGGAGCGATCGGCACGTCTTCAATGACGTTATAGCCTTCGGGGATCGGCTGGCCTGCATAATAGGCGATCAGTGCAGGGGCATTGTTCGCTGTCGTGATGGCGCCCGTCTTCTTGATATTATAATAATCTACCGAGAAGGACAGGCCGCGCATCGGTTCGACCAGGATACCGGCGGTGAAGCTGCGCGATTTTTCCGGCTTCAAATTCTGGTTGGCGAGAGAGGTCTGCCCATAGGTGCCGTTCCGAATATAGGCCGGACAGGTGCTGAACGTGGCTACCGTGCAGCCATATTGCGCCAGATACTGGTCGTTGAATGCGCTTGCTGTATTGCTGACGAAGCCCGTTGTCGGGAAAGTCGCGTTGGCTTCGCCGAAGCTGGGGATGCGGAAGCCGCGCGAATAGGTGCCACGCAGTACAACCTGCTCGATCGGTTTTACTTTCACGCCGACCTTCGGCGAGAAATTATCGATACCACCGGAATAGCGGTCATAGCGGCCCGACGCATTGATTTCGAGTTGTTCGAAGATTGGCGCATTCAGTTCCGCATAGGCCGAATAGACGCGACGGTCGCCCTTCACGGCAAAGCCGTTCAGGCGATAATAGCGTTCGGTCCCGCCGTTGATGTCGGAATTGATACTGGGGGAGTCGATCGCTTCATAGCGAAACGACACCCCCAGGCCGAGCTGCAAGGGGCCGCCCGGCAACTCCATCAGGCTGCCGCTGACAACCGCCTGCGCCTGAACCATGTCCGATGTCGACGTCGATGTCGCGGTCGGCATCAGATAATCCAGCGTCGCCTGGCTGTTGGCCGCCGGATTGACGAAGTTGAAGCTGCCGTCGGCGATTACGTCCAGCAGGTGCTGGATATAGACATAGCCGTCCGACTTGCGGCGCAGGTCCATGTGCATGGCCGTCGCATTGACGTCATAGGTCCAATTGTCATTGATCGGTCCCTTGATGCCGATCGCACCGCGATAGGCGCGGGTGCGCGATTCATCATGCTCGATCGAGTTGGGCAGGCGACCGATGATCGCGGCATTCTGTCCCTGCGCGGCATAGGGATTGTTCGGGTTCAGCGTGCCGTTCGCCGCAGTGCAGGCCACGGTCGTACCGCGCGGGCAGACATAGACCGGCAGTTGCAGGATGTTATTGTTACCATAGTAGGCGACGTTGCCCGACGTGCTGTAGCGCGGGAAGTAGAAGGGCGCCGGCGCATTGGCGCGGATCGTGCTCGGCAGGCCGTCATAGGCGACCTTGGTCTGCAGGAAGTTGAATTCCGCATAGGCTTCGCTGCTATCGCCCACGCGGGCGGTGAAGCGGCCCGAGAAGCCATAGCGTTCGATATCCGGGTTGATGACGCCGTAATTGTTGGTGATATCTTCCTGACACACGGTAGAAGGCGCCGTCGGATTGTCGGCCAATTCATCGGCTGTCAGAGTATAGGGGTTGCTCCGGTTGCAGCCCGCCGTCGGATTGAGCATTTGATAGGCGCCACTCTGCGTGCCGTCTGACGCAGCAGCGGGACGGACGAAGAAGGTGCTGCCCGTATTCGTTACGACTGGGCTGAAACCCGGATAGGCGCCATTCCCATCCAGTCCATCGACGATATTGTTCGGACCGCATGTACCGTCATGGCAAATGCGGCGATAATCGTCCGTGTTGAAGGGATAGGGACGCTGGCTGTTCTTCAACTGCTTGCTGTTGTAATAGAAGCCGCTGACATAGGCGTTATAGCCGTTATCCTGCAGATCGCCGGTGCCGG
The window above is part of the Sphingobium sp. BYY-5 genome. Proteins encoded here:
- a CDS encoding high-potential iron-sulfur protein, giving the protein MPAAKHQDHVWTRRSALTLLAMLPIGFTGIGNAAECVDPASLSAAQKSMRKSLGFRAPSADAAKRCSVCAFFTAAQPGCGKCALLSGGIVPAEGLCDSWAKKG
- a CDS encoding cytochrome b/b6 domain-containing protein, producing the protein MISDARQFVWDLPIRLFHWLLVALLGFSWWSAETYHMDWHRWSGQAVLFLVVFRLIWGFVGSGSARFAYLLKGPRAIRAYLAGGVAPVGHNPLGGWSVIAMLLLLMVQLGTGLFAVDIDGIESGPLSHLVDFDQGRLAAAIHATSFTILQILIGLHVAAVLFYLLARRRNLIGAMLTGRTAVASEAVVPVRRARAVTFLIAVTLSGVIAWWVFADPML
- a CDS encoding TonB-dependent receptor; this encodes MAAPAFAQGQTSTTTASPQAADEGATIIVTGSILSRTNTETPSPVTVVSTENLDKRGVSTIQDGLQRLASNNGPALTNSFSANGAFAGGASAVSLRGLSTNSTLVLFDGMRAAYYPLSDDGTRNFVDLNTIPDDIVDHVEVLRDGASSSYGADAIAGVVNIITKKNFKGIAGRAETGISSRGDGSQYRLSLTAGTGDLQDNGYNAYVSGFYYNSKQLKNSQRPYPFNTDDYRRICHDGTCGPNNIVDGLDGNGAYPGFSPVVTNTGSTFFVRPAAASDGTQSGAYQMLNPTAGCNRSNPYTLTADELADNPTAPSTVCQEDITNNYGVINPDIERYGFSGRFTARVGDSSEAYAEFNFLQTKVAYDGLPSTIRANAPAPFYFPRYSTSGNVAYYGNNNILQLPVYVCPRGTTVACTAANGTLNPNNPYAAQGQNAAIIGRLPNSIEHDESRTRAYRGAIGIKGPINDNWTYDVNATAMHMDLRRKSDGYVYIQHLLDVIADGSFNFVNPAANSQATLDYLMPTATSTSTSDMVQAQAVVSGSLMELPGGPLQLGLGVSFRYEAIDSPSINSDINGGTERYYRLNGFAVKGDRRVYSAYAELNAPIFEQLEINASGRYDRYSGGIDNFSPKVGVKVKPIEQVVLRGTYSRGFRIPSFGEANATFPTTGFVSNTASAFNDQYLAQYGCTVATFSTCPAYIRNGTYGQTSLANQNLKPEKSRSFTAGILVEPMRGLSFSVDYYNIKKTGAITTANNAPALIAYYAGQPIPEGYNVIEDVPIAPGDTRTPRVAFVQSGFINANTIKSEGLDFAANADIGITDGIRWTSSLEASYILRLETKFPDGTVERYDGTLGNFNLTAGSGTPKWHGSWLNTLDFGKFAISNTVNFFGGYDLSAMDQGTDYKDCGLDDGSLPCKVKNYVTFDLNAQVKVNDNFTFYANMLNMFDRLPPIDTITYGAHAYNPVQGGEGILGRYFRVGVKVNY
- a CDS encoding HAMP domain-containing sensor histidine kinase, coding for MKARFLRWANSIHAHLLALTLVVILTLTAFSLFLLLSLIPPERVPVSVYEIARILKKQPLLREIPVVHEKRQAAAPLPPTDPAERLISALLARQLTLRADDVRVRLDPGDRERLGQFLQEMQLYGSDEAADPFILGTFTAAVRQRSGEWRLVTREARGGQSLWRLFGQNAFLLGLLLVIPLSLWFSVRLSRPIRAFAASAERLGAGIEEQPIPVEGPSEIRMAAQSLNEMQSRIARYVRERTSVVGAIAHDLRTPLSRLHFHLASAPASVRMAAEDEIRQMEQLIGTTLDFVDNESRPRSMDPLDLGLLVEGLVDDFADMGRDVVMTKGESITIIGDMLLLKRLFTNLFDNAIKYGDRAWVTVQRIDDMAIVDVMDDGPGMMDEQIARAFEPFYRGEPSRNRSTGGVGLGLSIVQSAVQAHDGMIALTSSVGGGLRVRVQLPIL
- a CDS encoding cytochrome c, encoding MKSDARRPTALFTLLAALCATPLAAAPGDIIATRIAGFREVGAAFKNINDELKSTTPQTYVIQISARQIRDYARQQQGWFPAGSGPRPGVKTAAKAEIWSQAAAFKAAQDGFAAQANTFATMAQSGDIARMRLAAKALGQSCGTCHRSFRVEERR
- a CDS encoding response regulator — protein: MKERQVAAMAAEAIDASEQTHILIVDDDPSLRTLVRAFLTQEGYVVAEAEDATALRRLLDRQRVDILILDVMMPGEDGLSIARSLAGKQDIGIIMVSALGTEGDRITGLEMGADDYLPKPVSPRELLARVRALQRRRRSAAETRLASMTHYHFEGWRLDPVRRVLRDPAGIIISLSEGEFALLLAFIEHPQKILTRDHLVELARGVDADVFDRAIDTQVSRLRRKLGTRAGGDLIQTVRSEGYIFQAAVRRG